A stretch of DNA from Sandaracinaceae bacterium:
CAGTGCAACCGGACAGTCAAGCTCGTGCACCTCGCCGACCTCGCCACGCGCTTCGGCGCGTCGCACGTCGCCACGGGCCACTACGCGCGCGTCGAGCGCGACGTGAGGGGGACGCGGCTCTTGCGCGGCGTCGACCATGGCAAGGACCAGAGCTATTTCCTGTACGGTCTGCCCCAGGACACCCTCGGGCGCATGATCTTCCCCTTGGGCGGGCTCCAGAAGGAACAGACACGCGCCGAGGGGCGGCGGCTCGGGGTCCCCAACGCCGACAAGCCCGACAGCCAGGAGCTGTGCTTCGTGCCCGATGGGGACATCCGCGGCTTCGTGGGTCGGCAGCGTGGCGCGCCAGCGCCAGGCGTGTTCGTGGACGAGCGCGGTCGGGCCCTTGGGACGCATGGCGGGATCGAAGGGTTCACGGTCGGCCAACGTAAGGGGCTCGGGATGGGCGGGGGCAGCGGCAAACCGCGCTACGTGCTCCGCATCCTGCCCGCAGCACGAGAGGTCGTCCTGGGCGACGAGTCGGCGCTCGGCTCGCGCGTGGTGTGCGTGGACGAGGCGTCCTGGGTGACGGGCCGCCCGCCCGCGGGGCCCTTTGCCGGGCTCGTGCGGGTCCGCTACCGCCACACGCCCGCACCGGCGTGGGTCATCCCGACGGGCGCGGGTTTCGAGGCGCGCTTCGACGTGGAGCAGCGGGCGATTACGCCTGGCCAGGCCGCGGTGGTATACGTCGGGGATGAGGTCATCGGCGGCGGTTTCATCAGCGAGCCACAGCGGCAGGCGCAGCAGCATGCCTGATGGCGCGTCCCTGGCTTCTCGCGCACGCGTGCTCTGCCTGACCGTCGGGTGCGCGCTCTCGCTGCTCGGTCTCGGTTGCGCCAACGGAGAAGGAGAGGGGGAGGTGACGGGGGCGGTGTTCGCGCCGGAGTGCGGCATCGACGACGCCACGTGGGACCTGCGCCCCAACTTCTTCGTGCAAGACACGAACATGAACACGGCCGTGATCCGCGTGCAGCACGGCAGCGACTACCAAGACCGCAGCGACGGCCTCGTCATCTCCATCGGCGACCTGGAGGAGGTGGGCGCGAACCTGGGCGTGCCGTTCGACCTCGCCGACCCCGAGTCGCCCATCGCCATCACGCTCACTCTCGCTGGGACGTGCCAGCCTGGGCGACGTGACCCTTCGGTCGTGCTCATCGCGCGCGCCGGCACCATCACGTTCGAGGCTCTGCACGACCCCCGGTCCGACAGCGGTCCGGAGACGCGCGCCACCTTCAGCGGTGTGACGATGGACGACGGCGAGGAGCCACCGTCGACGGCCACGCTCGTGGGAAATTTCTCGTTCCTGTTCGCGCGCGGGCGCCCGGGCCAGCGCTTTCCGTGAGGTCCAAGCGACCGGTCGCGCGTGGGCCACGCGCTGGGGCGTCCCTTCCAGCGTCGGTCTCGGGGGTCGTCGAGCGTCTCGCCAGCGGGGGCGATGGCGTCCTGAGCACGCCGTTCGGTGACGTGCACTGCGCGGGGGCGTTCGCGGGTGAACGCGTGCGGCTGTCGGGGCTGCGACGCAAGGGCAAGCGCGTCCAAGCGAGCCGAGTCGAGATCCTCGAGGCGTCTCCCGCCCGGCGTGACCCTCCATGTGCTCACGCCGCGTCCTGTGGCGGCTGCCCGTTCATGGCGCTGACCCCCGAGGCCCAGCGTGACGCGCGCCTAGGCCTGGTGGACCAGGCGCTGCGCCATGCTCGCGTCGCTCCCATCCATCCTCTGGAGCACGACCCCGCCGGCGCGTCGCAGCCTCTCGCGTATCGAGGGCGGGCCCGCATGCGCTTCGAGCGCGGCGTCCTCGGTTACCGCAGCGCGGGCTCCGCCACGGTCGTTCCCGTCACGCGTTGCCTGGTGCAGGCGGCGGCCATCGCCGAGGCTGCGGCCGCATTGAGCGCGTCGCTCGCGGCTCTCCACGCGGAGCAGGCCCTGCCACCGCTCGACGTTCATCTCGGGACCGGCGCGCGCGGTGCAGTCGTCGCGCTGCGCTGCGAGCAGCCGCTCCCCGCCGAGCTCTACGCGATGCTCGAGGGGTTGGTGGCCGCCGAGGCGCTGCAGGGTGCGGGGGTCCTCGCGGGCGGCGCCACGCGCCATGCGCACTTCGGAGACCCGAGCGAGGTGGCCGCGAGGCTCCCCCCCGGCGCGGGCGTCAGTCCCTTGCGCGTCCCGCTCGGAGGATTCTCTCAAGCGAACCCGACGGTCAACGCCGCGCTCGTCGCTACCGTGGTGGCCTGGGCGGACGCCGCGCAGCAGCCCACCCTCGAGCTCTATGCGGGCAGCGGGAACCTCAGCGTGGCGCTGGTGGAGGCCGGCGCCCTGCTGACGACGGTGGAGCACGACGCAGCCGCGGCGGCGTTGGCGGCGGAGAACCTACGTGAGCGCGGGCTCTCGGCCACAGCGCATCACCGAGATGTCGTCGACGCGCCTCGCGCGCGCTTCTCGCGGGTCGTCTTGGACCCTCCACGCGAGGGGGCGCTGCGGGTCCTCGAGAGCCTCGTCCGCGTGCAGCGCCCCGAGCGCGTCGTCTATGTGTCGTGTGATCCCCGCACGCTGGCGCGGGACCTCGCGGTGCTGGTGGAGGCTGGCTACGTGCTGGAGCGCGTTCGTGTGTTCGACATGTTCCCGCAAACGCCACACGTGGAGTCGGTCGCGCTCCTCACGCGCGCGGCTTGATACCGCCGGCGATGCGTCGTACGACCACCGCGACACCCGATGCGTTGCCCCTTCTGTAGCAAGCTCGACAACAAGGTCATCGACTCTCGCCTGTCTCAAGCGGGCGAGGTGGTACGGCGTCGGCGTGAGTGCGAGGGCTGCGGCCGTCGCTACACCACCTACGAGCGCATCGAGCAGACGTTGCCGCTGGTGGTGAAGAAGGATGGACGACGCCAGCCCTACGACCGGGTCAAGTTGCTGGCGGGCTTGCGTCGGGCGTGCGTGAAGCGGCCCGTCTCGGCCGAGACCCTGGAGCGGCTGCTGAATCGCCTGGAACGTCAGCTGGTGGACACCGGCGATCCGGAGGTCAGCTCGGCGTTGTTGGGCGGGAAGGTCCTGAGCGCGCTACGGGACACCGATCCCGTCGCCTACGTGCGCTTCGCCAGCGTCTACCGTGAGTTCCAGAACGCAGAAGAGTTCATGGACGAGCTGCGCACGCTCGTGGACGAGAGCGGCGGCTGAGCGATGGGCGCACCCGACCAAGCAGACCAGCGCCACATGCGTCGCGCGCTGCGGCTCGCCCGACGTGGGGACACCAGCCCCAACCCGCAGGTCGGCGCAGTCTTGGTGCGCGACGGCGAGGTGGTAGGCGAGGGGTATCATACGCGCGCTGGTGCGCCACACGCCGAGGTCGAAGCGCTGAAGAGCGCCGGGGCGGCTGCGCGAGGGGCGACCCTGTACGTCACGCTCGAACCCTGCAACCACCATGGGCGCACTCCCCCGTGCACCGAAGCGGTCATCGCGGCGGGCGTCAGCCGGGTCGTGGTGGGAGCGCTCGACCTCCATCCCCACGTGCCTGGTTCCGCCGAACGGTTGCGCGCAGCCGGCATCGTGGTGGAGCGCGGAGTGTGCGGCGAGGAGGCTGCTGCGCTGGTCCGGCCGTTCTTCAAGCACCTCACCACGGGCCTCCCCTACGTGTGCATCAAGGCGGCCGTGACGTTGGACGGACGCATGGCCACGCGGACGTTCGACAGCAAGTGGATCACGTCTGACGCCAGCCGCAAGGAGGCGCACCGCTTGCGCGCGGAGAGCGACGCGGTGCTGGTCGGCGTGTCGACGGTGCTGGCCGACGATCCCCGCCTGAACGTGCGCGCGGTCGAAGGGCGCGATCCGCTTCGCGTCGTCGTTGATACGTCACTCCGGACCCCTGTCGATGCGGCCGTGCTGCAAGGAGAGCCAGGGGCGACGCTGGTCCTGCACGCCGCAGACGCGTCCCCCGCGCGAGTGGAGGCGCTGCGCGCCGCCGGCGCCGTCGTGCACGACGTCCCCCGGGGGCCCAGTGGGCTGGACCTCGGCGCGGTGCTGCGGGTCCTCGGGGAGCGCAACGTGGTGCGCCTGCTGGTCGAAGGCGGGGGGCGCGTGCATGGTTCACTGCTGGACGCTGGGCTCGCGGACCACGCATCGGTGTTCGTGGCGCCCATCATCGTCGGTGACGCCGCGGCGCCTGCGTTTGCGTCGGGTCGGGGGAGCGATACGATGGCCGGCTCGTATCGCATCGCGAACGCGCGCGTGCGGCGGCGCGGACCAGACGTGTGGATGGATGGCCCGTTGGTGAAGGACCGATCGGAAGACAAATGACGACGATGCAAGACAGCATTGAGCGCGTGATGCGCGCCCTCGACGAAATCCGCGCCGGAAAGATGGTCATCCTCGTGGATGACGAGGACCGCGAGAACGAGGGTGACCTCGTGATGGCCGCGGACCTCTGCACGCCCGAGGCCATCAACTTCATGGCCAAGTTCGCCCGCGGCCTCATCTGCCTGCCGTTGACGGCCGAGCGCGTGGACGAGCTGGAGCTGCCGATGATGGTCAGCCAGAACCGCGCATCGCGCGAGACGGCCTTCACCGTGAGCATCGAGGCCCGCCGCGGCGTGACGACGGGCATCAGCGCAGCGGACCGATGCCATACGGTGCTCACGGCGGTGGATCCGGACGTGCGCGCGTCGGACATCGTGAGCCCCGGGCACATCTTCCCGCTGCGGGCCAAGCCAGGCGGCGTGCTCCAGCGCACGGGCCACACGGAGGGCGCCGTGGATCTCGCGCGTCTCGCAGGTCGCGCACCGGCCGGCGTCATCTGCGAGATCATGAAGGACGACGGCACCATGGCCCGCTACCCGGACCTGGTGGAATTCGCGAAAGAGCACGGGCTGCAGATCCTGAGCATCGCAGACATGGTCGCCTATCGCCTCACGCGCGAGCGCATGGTGCGCCCGGTGCGCAAGGCGGACGTGCTCATGCCCACGGGCAAGACCTGGACGGCGCACACTTACGAGGTGACGCTCGACGAGCGCCGTCAGTTCTTGGCCATGAGCTACGGGACACTCACGAGCGACCCGACCCTGGTGCGCGTCCACACGGGGAGCGTACTCGGGGACGTCTTCCAGGTACGCATGGGCGAACGCGTCCACATGAGCGACGCCATCGAGTGCATCGAGCGCGAGGGTTCGGGGGTGATCCTGTTCATCCCAGGCC
This window harbors:
- the mnmA gene encoding tRNA 2-thiouridine(34) synthase MnmA, which encodes MSGGVDSSVAAALLHEQGYDLIGVTLHLWDASGAEQVGRCCAPEDRDDARRTCEALGIPHYVLDEREAFRRHVVEPFLDEYARGRTPVPCVQCNRTVKLVHLADLATRFGASHVATGHYARVERDVRGTRLLRGVDHGKDQSYFLYGLPQDTLGRMIFPLGGLQKEQTRAEGRRLGVPNADKPDSQELCFVPDGDIRGFVGRQRGAPAPGVFVDERGRALGTHGGIEGFTVGQRKGLGMGGGSGKPRYVLRILPAAREVVLGDESALGSRVVCVDEASWVTGRPPAGPFAGLVRVRYRHTPAPAWVIPTGAGFEARFDVEQRAITPGQAAVVYVGDEVIGGGFISEPQRQAQQHA
- a CDS encoding class I SAM-dependent RNA methyltransferase, which produces MRSKRPVARGPRAGASLPASVSGVVERLASGGDGVLSTPFGDVHCAGAFAGERVRLSGLRRKGKRVQASRVEILEASPARRDPPCAHAASCGGCPFMALTPEAQRDARLGLVDQALRHARVAPIHPLEHDPAGASQPLAYRGRARMRFERGVLGYRSAGSATVVPVTRCLVQAAAIAEAAAALSASLAALHAEQALPPLDVHLGTGARGAVVALRCEQPLPAELYAMLEGLVAAEALQGAGVLAGGATRHAHFGDPSEVAARLPPGAGVSPLRVPLGGFSQANPTVNAALVATVVAWADAAQQPTLELYAGSGNLSVALVEAGALLTTVEHDAAAAALAAENLRERGLSATAHHRDVVDAPRARFSRVVLDPPREGALRVLESLVRVQRPERVVYVSCDPRTLARDLAVLVEAGYVLERVRVFDMFPQTPHVESVALLTRAA
- the nrdR gene encoding transcriptional repressor NrdR produces the protein MRCPFCSKLDNKVIDSRLSQAGEVVRRRRECEGCGRRYTTYERIEQTLPLVVKKDGRRQPYDRVKLLAGLRRACVKRPVSAETLERLLNRLERQLVDTGDPEVSSALLGGKVLSALRDTDPVAYVRFASVYREFQNAEEFMDELRTLVDESGG
- the ribD gene encoding bifunctional diaminohydroxyphosphoribosylaminopyrimidine deaminase/5-amino-6-(5-phosphoribosylamino)uracil reductase RibD, with the protein product MGAPDQADQRHMRRALRLARRGDTSPNPQVGAVLVRDGEVVGEGYHTRAGAPHAEVEALKSAGAAARGATLYVTLEPCNHHGRTPPCTEAVIAAGVSRVVVGALDLHPHVPGSAERLRAAGIVVERGVCGEEAAALVRPFFKHLTTGLPYVCIKAAVTLDGRMATRTFDSKWITSDASRKEAHRLRAESDAVLVGVSTVLADDPRLNVRAVEGRDPLRVVVDTSLRTPVDAAVLQGEPGATLVLHAADASPARVEALRAAGAVVHDVPRGPSGLDLGAVLRVLGERNVVRLLVEGGGRVHGSLLDAGLADHASVFVAPIIVGDAAAPAFASGRGSDTMAGSYRIANARVRRRGPDVWMDGPLVKDRSEDK
- the ribB gene encoding 3,4-dihydroxy-2-butanone-4-phosphate synthase, encoding MTTMQDSIERVMRALDEIRAGKMVILVDDEDRENEGDLVMAADLCTPEAINFMAKFARGLICLPLTAERVDELELPMMVSQNRASRETAFTVSIEARRGVTTGISAADRCHTVLTAVDPDVRASDIVSPGHIFPLRAKPGGVLQRTGHTEGAVDLARLAGRAPAGVICEIMKDDGTMARYPDLVEFAKEHGLQILSIADMVAYRLTRERMVRPVRKADVLMPTGKTWTAHTYEVTLDERRQFLAMSYGTLTSDPTLVRVHTGSVLGDVFQVRMGERVHMSDAIECIEREGSGVILFIPGPPDPVTDIAFYLGEPLETARPEPGVVLREYGLGAQVLSGLGLSRIRILTNRPRRLPSLEGYHLEVVEQLLVQPGQAGEGARVVTAVPD